From Virgibacillus ihumii, the proteins below share one genomic window:
- a CDS encoding glycoside hydrolase family 32 protein — protein sequence MTVESIQKYKPKLHFAPQKNWMNDPNGLVYFEGEYHLFFQHNPYDSVWGPMHWGHAVSENLIEWRELDIALYPDEHGTIFSGSALVDWHNTTGFFPEKPGLVAIFTHHLEGGKGKVPKQSQSLAYSHDNGRAWKKFNGNPVLEHESKGDFRDPKVFWYEETRRWVMMLATGQTVSIYSSVNLIDWQSESEFGDNLGVHEGVWECPDLFPLKVEGSEEIKWVMFVSIGDNPEYNAGSRTQYFIGAFDGSKFTPEDDSVNWLDFGKDNYAGVSFSDIPKTDGRRIYLGWMSNWQYANQTPTVGWRSQMTLPREISLQRSGEGYKVIQNPVHELVAHFTEQEKIDQVLNSTGEGRTISVQEEYMKLELNIKKLNADGFRISLHHGEEQFTDIVFDFVKNTLTVDRANSGEVDFSDRFLDKQVLPFNNVENLQLQIIVDTSSVELFVNEGECALTSLIYPEKPCEKVSLFASDGIINIMDSYIYVPKGRQK from the coding sequence ATGACTGTTGAATCGATACAAAAATACAAACCAAAATTACACTTTGCTCCTCAGAAAAACTGGATGAATGATCCAAACGGTTTGGTATATTTCGAAGGGGAATATCATTTGTTTTTCCAGCATAATCCTTATGACAGTGTGTGGGGACCAATGCATTGGGGTCACGCAGTCAGTGAGAATTTGATTGAATGGAGGGAACTAGATATCGCTCTATATCCAGATGAGCATGGAACAATTTTTTCAGGGAGTGCCCTAGTGGATTGGCATAATACTACAGGATTTTTTCCTGAAAAACCAGGGTTGGTTGCAATTTTTACCCATCACTTGGAAGGCGGAAAAGGGAAGGTTCCAAAACAGTCACAAAGTCTTGCCTACAGTCATGATAACGGCAGGGCTTGGAAGAAGTTTAACGGAAACCCTGTTCTAGAACATGAAAGCAAGGGTGACTTTAGAGATCCTAAAGTATTCTGGTATGAAGAAACCAGAAGGTGGGTAATGATGTTGGCGACGGGACAGACGGTTTCTATTTATTCCTCTGTCAATTTAATAGATTGGCAGTCTGAAAGTGAATTTGGAGATAATCTTGGAGTGCATGAAGGTGTATGGGAATGCCCAGATCTATTTCCTTTAAAGGTTGAAGGCAGTGAGGAAATTAAATGGGTGATGTTTGTTAGCATTGGCGATAACCCTGAATATAATGCAGGTTCACGGACTCAATACTTTATTGGAGCATTTGATGGCTCCAAATTCACACCGGAGGATGATTCCGTCAACTGGCTAGACTTTGGAAAAGATAATTATGCAGGTGTAAGTTTTTCTGACATACCTAAAACAGATGGAAGACGGATTTACCTTGGCTGGATGAGTAACTGGCAATACGCGAATCAGACACCAACCGTGGGGTGGCGCAGTCAAATGACCTTGCCGCGGGAAATTTCACTTCAACGTAGTGGTGAAGGTTATAAGGTGATACAGAACCCTGTACATGAACTAGTTGCTCATTTTACCGAACAGGAAAAGATTGACCAAGTTTTAAACAGTACGGGAGAGGGAAGGACAATTTCTGTTCAGGAAGAATATATGAAATTAGAATTAAATATAAAAAAATTAAATGCTGACGGATTCAGGATTTCCCTTCATCATGGGGAAGAACAATTTACTGATATAGTGTTTGATTTTGTGAAAAACACATTGACAGTCGATCGTGCAAATTCAGGTGAAGTGGATTTTTCGGATCGTTTCTTGGATAAACAAGTTTTACCATTCAATAATGTAGAGAATCTACAATTGCAGATAATAGTGGATACTTCATCAGTAGAACTGTTTGTAAATGAAGGTGAGTGCGCATTGACCAGTTTGATTTATCCTGAAAAACCATGTGAAAAAGTTTCATTATTCGCTAGTGATGGAATAATTAACATTATGGATAGTTACATTTATGTTCCTAAAGGTAGACAGAAGTGA
- a CDS encoding flippase — protein MHIGIIKNKINNSGFILKIIESFFGRGSFLLFTLLFSFVCTRLYGAEIFGIFTYAFTLMQVLMIVATAGFNNGLMYSIPKNGYKDVSFSFVINFLLSIVLIGIVWLVVDDIYIKLMLPLIWLLSAEQLFFGIYRAEGQIKEYYYINGFLSMILRVTLIIGLYFITGKNEYSIAIGVYGSFLLSNVVYLFKNRKKFRNVSFDKGYLKYSLTLILASMLGTLINRVDILMLGNMTSNADVGVYQIAVQVSNILSSLLLIFNTVFAPEISRLFHNGKKVEMRKLYVKAARILTIVSLVITITLIISSHYVLLLFGDEFVRGQDALILRSLGYFVNLAVGGVWIMLAMTGEPRFQMYANIIAFFINIVLNLILIPIYGITGAAFASMVTIIFTNITGYIIVSKKFNIKVFKFF, from the coding sequence GTGCACATTGGCATAATAAAAAATAAAATTAATAATAGTGGATTCATTTTAAAAATAATCGAGTCATTTTTTGGTAGAGGTTCATTCCTATTATTCACTTTATTATTTTCATTTGTTTGTACGAGACTTTACGGTGCAGAAATTTTTGGGATATTTACATATGCCTTTACCTTAATGCAAGTATTAATGATCGTTGCAACAGCGGGATTTAATAATGGTTTAATGTATTCAATTCCCAAAAATGGTTATAAAGATGTCAGTTTTAGCTTTGTAATTAATTTTCTGCTTTCAATTGTACTTATTGGAATTGTTTGGTTGGTAGTCGATGATATTTATATTAAATTAATGCTTCCCTTAATCTGGCTTTTATCTGCTGAGCAATTATTTTTTGGGATTTATCGTGCAGAAGGACAAATAAAAGAATATTATTATATCAATGGGTTTTTAAGCATGATCTTAAGAGTTACGTTGATTATTGGATTATATTTTATTACCGGTAAAAATGAATATAGTATCGCTATTGGTGTATATGGTTCGTTTTTATTATCAAATGTTGTTTATTTATTTAAGAATAGAAAAAAGTTTAGGAACGTTAGTTTTGATAAAGGTTATTTAAAGTATTCACTAACATTAATATTAGCTTCTATGCTAGGAACATTAATAAATAGGGTTGACATACTAATGCTGGGTAATATGACAAGCAATGCAGATGTTGGTGTTTATCAGATTGCTGTTCAGGTTTCAAATATATTATCCTCTCTCCTCTTAATCTTTAACACTGTATTTGCACCTGAAATATCAAGGTTATTTCATAATGGCAAAAAGGTTGAAATGAGAAAGCTTTATGTTAAAGCGGCGCGCATTTTAACAATTGTTTCGTTAGTTATTACAATCACATTAATAATAAGTAGTCATTACGTTCTTCTATTATTCGGGGATGAGTTTGTTCGAGGCCAAGATGCTTTAATATTAAGAAGTCTAGGGTATTTTGTTAATCTTGCAGTTGGTGGCGTCTGGATTATGCTTGCTATGACTGGAGAACCAAGGTTTCAAATGTATGCAAATATAATTGCTTTTTTTATCAATATTGTTCTAAACCTTATTTTAATACCAATTTACGGAATTACTGGTGCTGCATTTGCTAGTATGGTGACAATAATATTCACCAATATTACGGGATATATAATCGTGTCAAAAAAGTTTAATATAAAAGTTTTTAAGTTTTTTTAA
- a CDS encoding LacI family DNA-binding transcriptional regulator, giving the protein MKPNIADVAEVAGVSRTTVSRVMNNRGYISEKTRKKVHDAMKKLNYFPNDVARSLYSKKTYLIGLIFPTTSNPFYGELIFHLENLAASLGYKVLLCNSQGREDKEKAYLEMLQRNQVDGIIAGAHNEGIEEYDSPYLPVVGIDRYLSEKIPVVSSDNYSGGKLATQLLIEKGCTNILHINGPISLKTPANLRREAYEDVMNKEGLESFTYEVEMDDYSVIKQLFDENPDVHGIFASDDLIASYVMKEAADRGINIPNDLKLVGYDGTETIRLVRPELSTVVQPIKEIAEKAVELLITQMNNMEEVVPTEVTLPVKLLENESTRS; this is encoded by the coding sequence GTGAAGCCAAATATTGCTGATGTAGCAGAAGTTGCCGGTGTATCCCGGACAACTGTATCAAGAGTTATGAATAATCGTGGATACATAAGTGAGAAGACAAGAAAGAAAGTTCATGATGCAATGAAAAAATTAAATTATTTTCCAAATGATGTTGCTAGATCTTTGTATAGTAAGAAAACTTACTTAATAGGATTGATTTTTCCAACGACAAGCAATCCTTTTTATGGTGAACTCATTTTTCATTTGGAGAACCTTGCTGCATCGTTAGGTTATAAAGTTTTATTATGTAATAGTCAAGGACGAGAAGATAAAGAAAAGGCGTATCTGGAAATGCTGCAGCGAAATCAAGTGGATGGAATCATAGCTGGTGCGCATAATGAAGGTATTGAAGAATACGATAGTCCTTATTTGCCTGTTGTTGGTATAGATCGATACTTATCCGAGAAGATACCGGTTGTATCCAGTGATAACTATTCAGGGGGAAAGCTGGCTACTCAATTGTTAATTGAAAAAGGATGTACTAATATTCTACATATCAATGGGCCCATCTCACTGAAAACCCCCGCAAACTTAAGAAGGGAAGCATATGAAGATGTAATGAACAAAGAAGGGTTGGAGTCTTTTACGTATGAAGTTGAAATGGATGATTATTCAGTAATTAAACAATTATTTGATGAAAATCCCGATGTTCATGGCATTTTTGCCAGTGATGATTTAATAGCCTCTTATGTAATGAAAGAAGCAGCTGACAGGGGAATTAATATTCCTAATGACTTAAAGTTGGTGGGATACGATGGAACCGAAACTATTAGACTGGTCAGACCGGAATTAAGTACTGTTGTACAACCGATTAAGGAAATTGCTGAAAAGGCTGTTGAACTCTTAATTACTCAAATGAATAATATGGAAGAAGTGGTACCAACAGAAGTTACTTTGCCTGTAAAGTTATTGGAAAACGAATCAACAAGATCATAG
- a CDS encoding ABC transporter substrate-binding protein, with protein MKKIMVLFAVIMTAITLAACGDDSSSSDNKDGVSIWVHVSKETEEGEAMQDIIDRFNKEYKGKYSANIEFIPRSGAGGGYEDKINAALTTNTLPDVLTLDGPNTAAYAEAGMIAPVGKYITNKDDLLPSIIQQGTYKDKLYAVGYSESGVGIFYNKKMLKNAGVDLSTLPTVKDPWDWNQFMELCKKLKNKYNAPAVDMGLNDKSEWLMYAFTPFLWSQGGSIVNDKGTKATGYFNNEDAVKTMNFIQDMVEKGYTTKTPVEKGFQTGKYPMKFTGSWTIAEMENSYPDVEYGVMPYPTSPETNNLVSPSGSWQYAMSATTKKKEAAGALIDFMTSTESLTEITLANSVLPAAKSVVKKVQDKVSPQMKVLIEQNAKTAHARPVLPAYPQVSRTFQQTISAVTYPDKNDDIQKLLDEKAAQIDETLQ; from the coding sequence ATGAAAAAAATTATGGTGTTGTTCGCAGTCATAATGACAGCAATAACGTTGGCGGCTTGTGGCGATGACTCTTCTTCCAGTGATAATAAGGATGGAGTGTCGATTTGGGTGCATGTTTCAAAGGAAACCGAAGAGGGTGAAGCGATGCAAGATATTATTGATCGCTTTAATAAAGAATATAAGGGAAAGTATTCAGCAAATATTGAGTTTATTCCTAGAAGCGGAGCAGGTGGTGGATACGAGGATAAAATTAATGCCGCTTTAACCACAAATACTTTACCAGATGTGTTAACGTTGGATGGACCAAATACTGCTGCATATGCAGAGGCTGGTATGATAGCACCAGTTGGTAAATATATCACCAATAAAGATGATTTATTACCGAGCATCATTCAACAGGGAACATATAAGGATAAATTATATGCGGTTGGATATTCTGAGTCAGGTGTAGGGATTTTCTACAATAAGAAAATGTTGAAAAATGCTGGAGTTGATTTGTCCACATTACCAACAGTTAAGGATCCATGGGATTGGAATCAGTTTATGGAGCTATGTAAGAAGTTGAAAAATAAGTATAATGCCCCAGCAGTTGACATGGGATTAAATGATAAAAGTGAGTGGTTGATGTATGCGTTTACTCCTTTTTTGTGGTCCCAAGGCGGTAGTATTGTTAATGATAAAGGAACGAAAGCTACCGGATATTTTAATAACGAAGATGCAGTGAAAACGATGAATTTTATTCAGGATATGGTGGAGAAAGGATACACTACAAAAACGCCAGTTGAAAAAGGGTTTCAAACCGGTAAGTATCCGATGAAATTCACTGGATCATGGACGATTGCGGAAATGGAGAATAGTTATCCGGATGTGGAATACGGTGTTATGCCATACCCGACATCACCTGAAACCAATAATCTTGTCTCTCCATCAGGTTCCTGGCAATATGCAATGTCGGCAACAACAAAGAAAAAAGAGGCAGCAGGTGCCTTAATAGATTTTATGACTTCAACTGAGTCATTGACCGAAATCACTTTAGCGAATAGTGTACTTCCAGCAGCGAAATCAGTTGTAAAAAAAGTTCAGGATAAAGTTTCGCCACAAATGAAAGTGTTAATTGAACAGAACGCCAAAACAGCGCATGCACGACCAGTATTACCAGCATACCCTCAAGTAAGCAGAACCTTTCAACAAACGATAAGTGCTGTTACTTATCCAGATAAGAATGATGATATACAAAAATTATTGGATGAAAAGGCAGCACAAATCGATGAAACATTACAATAA
- a CDS encoding carbohydrate ABC transporter permease yields MKRFNLKGNMVAYSFLLPALILLGTFLLLPALMAVYYAFTDYYLLTPQDKNFVGFANFIELFKDPIFIQSLKNITLFVVCVIPVQVGAALGLALLINKNRRGNIFFKVAYFAPVVLSLVVISVLWLYLLNPSEGLINVVLESVGIDPQPFLTSPDQAMYTIVFVSAWQGAGYQMLIFLAGLQNIPSSVYEASKIDGANKWQNFIHITLPLLKPTSILIMITTLIAAFKLIIQPMVMTQGGPMNSTMTPVYYIYQSGFSDRLIGYASAMTVVFGILIGIVTLIQSRISKEDNN; encoded by the coding sequence ATGAAGCGTTTTAATCTGAAGGGAAACATGGTAGCGTATTCCTTTTTATTACCAGCTTTAATTCTATTAGGTACTTTCTTACTTTTACCAGCATTAATGGCTGTATATTACGCGTTTACTGACTACTACTTGTTAACACCACAGGACAAAAATTTTGTGGGATTTGCAAACTTCATAGAACTCTTTAAAGATCCTATTTTCATACAAAGTTTAAAAAACATAACGTTATTTGTTGTGTGCGTTATTCCTGTGCAAGTTGGGGCAGCACTCGGTTTAGCATTGTTGATAAATAAGAACCGAAGAGGAAATATCTTTTTTAAAGTAGCTTATTTTGCACCAGTTGTCTTGTCTTTGGTTGTAATTTCAGTATTATGGCTGTATTTGCTTAATCCTTCTGAGGGGTTAATTAACGTCGTCTTAGAGAGTGTTGGAATAGATCCCCAACCGTTTTTGACAAGCCCCGACCAGGCCATGTATACGATTGTATTTGTATCTGCATGGCAGGGTGCTGGGTATCAGATGTTAATTTTTCTGGCAGGGCTTCAAAATATACCAAGCAGTGTATATGAGGCCAGTAAAATCGATGGAGCAAACAAATGGCAAAATTTCATTCATATTACGTTACCCTTGTTAAAGCCAACATCAATCTTAATTATGATTACTACGCTTATTGCAGCGTTTAAACTAATTATCCAACCAATGGTCATGACACAAGGTGGTCCAATGAATTCCACAATGACTCCTGTTTATTATATTTATCAAAGCGGTTTTTCAGACCGACTGATTGGTTATGCCAGTGCAATGACAGTAGTCTTTGGAATATTGATTGGGATCGTTACCTTAATCCAGAGCAGGATATCAAAGGAGGATAATAACTAA
- a CDS encoding carbohydrate ABC transporter permease: protein MKKSKYLKKTTEYLFLSVLACIFIFPMIWMIVSSMKPESEIYLDMTSIQALLPSLNPSEWFNTYQKLFSRFDILQYIFNSVLYAVTVTVGSIIVNAMAGYAFAKFQFYGKKILFAMLIALLIVPAETLIITQFTIAHDLGILNTRIAVVLPMIANMFFIYLFTIFFKAVPDEIIESVKLDGGNYWTIFWRIILPMSKPAVATVGTLSFIASWNDYLWPLMVLTDTEKYPLQVAITNINSTPPVYTNQVMAILTISTIPLIIVYIVAQKYILQGLGGSGTGIK from the coding sequence ATGAAAAAGTCAAAGTACTTGAAAAAGACTACAGAGTATTTGTTTTTATCCGTATTAGCATGTATTTTCATCTTTCCTATGATCTGGATGATTGTATCTTCCATGAAACCGGAATCGGAAATTTATTTGGACATGACCAGCATTCAGGCTTTGCTTCCATCACTTAATCCTTCTGAATGGTTTAATACATATCAGAAGTTATTTTCCAGGTTTGATATTCTCCAATATATATTTAATAGCGTCTTATATGCGGTAACGGTAACAGTAGGTTCGATTATCGTGAATGCCATGGCAGGATATGCATTCGCTAAGTTTCAGTTCTATGGTAAAAAGATTCTGTTTGCAATGTTAATTGCATTGTTGATTGTGCCGGCCGAAACACTTATTATTACGCAATTCACCATCGCACATGACTTAGGGATACTGAACACAAGAATAGCTGTTGTATTGCCGATGATTGCAAATATGTTTTTCATTTATTTGTTTACCATCTTTTTTAAAGCAGTTCCGGATGAAATCATCGAATCTGTGAAATTGGACGGGGGAAACTATTGGACTATCTTTTGGAGAATTATTTTACCTATGTCTAAACCTGCCGTGGCAACAGTAGGAACATTATCATTTATTGCAAGCTGGAATGATTACCTATGGCCATTGATGGTGCTGACCGATACGGAGAAGTACCCGTTACAAGTAGCTATAACAAATATTAATTCAACGCCACCTGTGTACACGAATCAGGTAATGGCGATTCTCACAATATCCACGATACCGTTAATTATCGTCTATATTGTAGCACAGAAATATATACTGCAAGGACTTGGTGGATCCGGTACAGGCATCAAGTAG
- a CDS encoding sulfotransferase family protein — MGINKVPNLFIVGAAKAATTSVYKYLRNHDEVFFPDHKEPNYLSRDYKQFPHQGPGDLVSDKECIDDEVEYFNLFKNRNEKIIGEASVDYLYYYKTADKIFELNNEAKIVICLRNPMDRAFSAYWHLVSDGRETLSFEEALNKEDERINNNFEYIWHYKTTGLYYEQVKYYIEKFGQENVYLLVYEDFAQDPHYYINDVLEFLNLNKLVGEANYHRNNPSGVPKNKLVNNVVRNQNVLKSLLKRVLPVNFRQELKAKILNKNLTKPDMKSETRKHLLQYYMVDIEKLENLTSLDLKKWLL, encoded by the coding sequence ATGGGAATTAATAAGGTACCAAACTTATTCATAGTAGGTGCTGCAAAAGCTGCAACTACTTCTGTTTACAAATATCTTAGGAATCACGATGAAGTTTTTTTTCCGGACCATAAAGAACCAAACTATCTATCAAGGGATTATAAACAATTCCCTCATCAAGGTCCAGGAGATTTAGTTTCCGACAAAGAATGTATTGATGATGAAGTCGAGTATTTTAATCTCTTTAAAAATAGAAATGAGAAAATTATTGGAGAGGCTTCAGTTGATTATTTGTATTATTATAAAACGGCTGATAAAATCTTTGAGCTTAACAATGAGGCTAAGATTGTTATATGCTTGAGAAATCCCATGGACAGAGCCTTCTCAGCATACTGGCATCTTGTGAGTGACGGAAGAGAAACCCTATCTTTTGAAGAAGCGTTGAATAAAGAGGATGAGAGAATAAATAATAATTTTGAATATATATGGCATTATAAAACAACTGGTTTATATTATGAACAGGTTAAATATTATATAGAAAAATTTGGACAAGAGAATGTATATCTATTAGTATATGAGGATTTTGCACAGGATCCGCACTATTATATAAATGACGTACTAGAATTTCTTAATTTGAATAAATTAGTTGGGGAGGCTAATTATCACAGAAATAATCCGAGTGGTGTGCCAAAAAATAAATTGGTAAATAATGTTGTGCGAAATCAAAATGTATTAAAGTCGCTTCTTAAGCGCGTACTCCCAGTTAATTTCAGACAGGAATTGAAAGCAAAAATTTTAAATAAGAATCTCACAAAACCAGATATGAAATCAGAAACAAGAAAACACTTATTACAATATTATATGGTTGATATTGAAAAGTTAGAGAATTTAACAAGTTTAGACTTAAAAAAATGGTTATTATAA
- a CDS encoding polysaccharide deacetylase family protein, whose protein sequence is MKKSTKKIISGVSKLISKPNPVNIYYHDITLHSGESYMRINKEKFYSQMKFLYENNYETLLFSDIKKGNNPTKKSILISFDDGFESNYEYGMSILKKFGIKANIFLTLDYIGKEGYLTWDMVKEMHDSGLIEFGAHTKTHLDSRLINSNNFKEEIRSVNENIEKHCGYQVEDFCFPYGIYNRKVLKYFNDFGIYKRVYTSDMCNPKKMSFLKPVGRIGIRDEDDLEDFSNKVKGNYVSIYYLKRLRRLFNYNGI, encoded by the coding sequence TTGAAAAAATCCACAAAAAAAATTATATCTGGAGTAAGTAAGCTGATTAGCAAGCCGAATCCGGTGAACATTTATTATCATGATATTACTCTCCATTCTGGAGAAAGTTATATGAGAATAAATAAAGAAAAATTTTATTCACAAATGAAATTTCTTTATGAAAATAATTATGAAACCCTATTATTCTCAGATATTAAAAAAGGAAATAACCCTACAAAAAAAAGTATACTTATAAGTTTTGATGATGGTTTTGAATCAAATTATGAGTATGGCATGAGTATTTTAAAAAAGTTTGGTATAAAAGCAAACATTTTTCTAACGTTAGATTACATTGGAAAAGAGGGATATCTAACTTGGGATATGGTTAAAGAAATGCACGATTCGGGATTAATAGAATTTGGGGCTCATACCAAAACTCACTTAGACTCTAGATTAATTAATTCGAATAATTTTAAGGAAGAAATAAGATCCGTAAATGAAAACATAGAAAAGCATTGCGGTTATCAAGTTGAGGATTTTTGTTTTCCGTATGGTATATATAATCGAAAGGTTCTTAAATATTTTAACGACTTTGGAATATATAAAAGAGTTTACACTTCGGATATGTGTAATCCCAAAAAAATGAGTTTTTTAAAGCCAGTGGGAAGAATAGGAATTAGGGATGAAGATGATTTAGAAGATTTTTCAAACAAAGTCAAAGGAAATTATGTCAGTATCTATTATTTGAAAAGACTGCGTAGATTATTTAATTACAATGGTATTTAA
- a CDS encoding LCP family protein gives MVTRQKEHKRGKKKWIWISLIVLLLLIGSGSAYAYSIYHNVKSTVDDELHKPVEGIDVTASQKKVKEKEPVNILLLGVDERKHDKGRSDTMIVMTLDPAHNKMQLLSIPRDTRTKIIGKGFQDKINHAYAFGGSEMSVATAEHFLDIDLDYYVRINMDGLAQLVNAVGGITVNNDLTFTQGGYTFNTGKLQLNGDKALAYARMRKEDPKGDIGRNQRQRQVIEGVINKGAGLNVVNRIDNIMGVFGDNMATNMKFEDMRNLAMNYRSARKNINTYQMAGNGTMIDGTYYMMMSDEEVAKAHRMIAEIGG, from the coding sequence ATGGTTACACGCCAGAAAGAGCATAAACGTGGAAAGAAAAAATGGATTTGGATAAGCTTAATTGTTCTGTTACTTCTAATAGGTAGTGGTTCTGCATATGCCTATTCCATTTACCACAATGTTAAAAGCACAGTTGATGATGAACTTCATAAGCCAGTTGAAGGTATTGACGTAACTGCTTCTCAAAAGAAGGTTAAGGAAAAAGAACCCGTCAATATTCTTTTGCTGGGTGTTGATGAAAGAAAACATGATAAAGGTCGCTCCGATACGATGATTGTCATGACTCTGGATCCTGCTCATAATAAGATGCAACTTTTAAGTATTCCGCGTGATACTCGAACTAAAATCATCGGGAAAGGATTCCAGGACAAAATAAATCATGCATACGCATTTGGTGGAAGTGAAATGTCTGTTGCAACTGCTGAGCACTTTTTAGATATTGATTTAGACTATTACGTTCGAATAAACATGGACGGTCTTGCTCAATTAGTGAATGCTGTTGGTGGCATTACGGTTAATAATGATCTGACATTCACACAGGGTGGATATACTTTTAATACCGGGAAATTGCAATTAAACGGTGATAAGGCCTTAGCCTACGCGCGAATGCGTAAAGAAGACCCAAAAGGAGACATCGGACGCAATCAAAGACAGCGCCAGGTTATTGAAGGGGTTATTAATAAAGGTGCAGGTCTGAATGTGGTAAACCGTATTGATAATATTATGGGAGTCTTTGGCGACAATATGGCAACCAATATGAAGTTTGAAGATATGCGGAATTTGGCAATGAATTATCGCAGTGCACGCAAGAATATAAACACCTATCAAATGGCGGGGAACGGTACCATGATTGATGGAACATACTATATGATGATGTCGGATGAGGAAGTTGCGAAGGCGCATAGGATGATTGCGGAGATTGGTGGGTGA
- a CDS encoding carbohydrate kinase family protein has product MAVCCHLLFLKVKEERRLKSSTSVVCIGELLIDFFCTDIGVDLLDGINFEKQAGGAPANVCATVVRLGGDALFSGKVGNDPFGYFLKNTLEEWNIDTSMLVLDDQNPTTLAFVSLKENGERDFVFNRGADAYLTKDEIDKAQIEQAGVLHFGSATALLDGPFQSTYLELMETGRGKKKFVSFDPNYRKDLWKGNLEKFIKLTRLGIANADFVKVSNEELQIISETNNLDKGVDFFHQLGSRLVAVTLGEQGTFISNGKDQTIVPSIEVKAVDSTGAGDAFVGAMLFQLAEEHNPKELLADFEQVKRITILSNKVGAKVCTKVGAFSAIPEYGELF; this is encoded by the coding sequence ATGGCTGTATGTTGTCATCTCCTCTTTCTTAAAGTAAAGGAGGAGAGAAGGTTGAAATCTAGTACATCTGTTGTTTGTATTGGTGAATTACTAATAGATTTCTTCTGCACAGATATAGGGGTCGATTTATTAGACGGAATAAATTTTGAAAAACAGGCAGGAGGTGCTCCCGCCAATGTATGTGCAACCGTTGTGAGGCTAGGTGGAGATGCCCTTTTTAGTGGCAAGGTTGGCAATGACCCGTTTGGATACTTTTTAAAAAACACTCTCGAGGAATGGAATATTGACACATCGATGTTGGTACTGGATGATCAGAATCCTACAACATTAGCATTTGTTTCGCTGAAAGAGAACGGGGAAAGGGATTTTGTGTTTAATCGGGGTGCAGATGCCTATTTGACGAAAGATGAAATAGATAAAGCCCAAATAGAACAAGCTGGGGTTCTGCATTTTGGATCTGCTACTGCATTATTGGACGGTCCGTTTCAATCTACATACTTAGAGTTAATGGAAACAGGCAGGGGGAAAAAGAAGTTTGTTTCTTTTGATCCCAATTACAGAAAAGACTTGTGGAAAGGGAACTTGGAAAAGTTTATAAAACTGACTCGTCTTGGGATTGCTAATGCTGATTTTGTTAAAGTAAGTAATGAAGAACTTCAAATTATTTCAGAAACGAACAATTTAGATAAAGGAGTGGATTTTTTCCATCAACTTGGATCACGTTTGGTAGCGGTTACGTTAGGTGAACAAGGCACATTCATTTCAAATGGGAAAGACCAAACAATAGTACCTAGTATTGAGGTGAAAGCAGTTGATTCAACAGGTGCCGGGGACGCATTTGTAGGTGCTATGCTGTTTCAATTGGCGGAAGAGCATAACCCTAAGGAACTGTTAGCAGATTTTGAACAGGTTAAACGAATAACAATCCTAAGTAACAAGGTGGGGGCTAAGGTTTGCACGAAAGTTGGCGCATTTTCAGCTATTCCGGAATATGGAGAGTTGTTTTAG